A genomic window from Bubalus bubalis isolate 160015118507 breed Murrah chromosome 11, NDDB_SH_1, whole genome shotgun sequence includes:
- the RBM23 gene encoding probable RNA-binding protein 23 isoform X6 yields the protein MASDDFDIVIEAMLEAPYKKEEDGQQRKEAKKDSPSNTTNSTSSIDTSGCGTDGSSVTDGTSATNGNGTSGEASKKKRSQSHSKSRERKRSRSRDQDRHRRKNSRSRSRDRQRRHRSRSWDRRHSSESRSRDWRREDRVHYRSPPLAAGHRYGHSKSPHFREKSPVREPVDNLSPEERDARTVFCMQLAARIRPRDLEDFFSAVGKAEKNRLAAMANNLQKGSGGPMRLYVGSLHFNITEDMLRGIFEPFGKIDNIVLMKDSETGRSKGYGFITFSDSECARRALEQLNGFELAGRPMRIGHVTERPDGGTDITFPDGDQELDLGSVGGHLQLMARLAEGSGIQLPTTTAAAAAVAQAAAAQAAALQLNGAVPLGALNPAALTALSPALNLASQAIASQCFQLSSLFTPQTILLRVLVTACS from the exons GATGGGCAGCAAAGGAAAGAGGCTAAAAAGGACAGTCCCAGCAACACGACCAACAGCACCAGCAGCATTGACACCAGTGGCTGTGGTACCGACGGGAGCAGCGTCACTGATGGGACCAGTGCCACCAATGGGAATGGCACGAGTGGGGAGGCAAGCAA GAAGAAGAGGAGTCAGAGCCATAGTAAAAGCAGGGAGAGAAAACGCAG TCGTAGTCGAGACCAGGATCGTCACAGGCGGAAAAATAGTCGGAGCCGAAGTCGAGATCGGCAGCGTCGCCACCGCAGCCGTAGCTGGGATCGTCGACATAGTAGTGAGTCACGAAGTCGAGACTGGCGTCGTGAGGATCGTGTACACTACAGGAGTCCACCGCTTGCCGCTGG GCATAGGTATGGACACAGTAAGAGTCCTCATTTCAGAGAGAAGAGCCCAGTCAG GGAGCCCGTTGACAACCTGAGTCCAGAGGAGCGGGACGCCCGCACGGTGTTCTGCATGCAGTTAGCTGCCCGCATTCGGCCTCGAGACCTGGAGGACTTTTTCTCTGCTGTTGGCAAG GCTGAGAAAAACCGCCTGGCAGCCATGGCCAATAATCTGCAGAAGGGCAGTGGTGGACCAATGCGCCTTTATGTGGGCTCCCTACACTTCAATATCACCGAGGACATGCTCCGGGGCATCTTTGAGCCCTTTGGCAAA ATTGATAATATTGTCTTGATGAAGGACTCAGAAACAGGCCGTTCCAAAGGTTATGGTTTTATTACG TTCTCTGACTCAGAGTGTGCCCGACGGGCCTTGGAACAGTTGAATGGCTTTGAGCTTGCTGGTCGACCTATGAGGATTGGCCACGTGACCGAGCGACCGGATGGTGGCACAGATATCACTTTTCCTGATGGAGACCAGGAGCTAGACCTGGGATCAGTGGGTGGACATTTGCAGCTCATGGCCAGGTTGGCAGAAG GCTCTGGAATCCAGCTGCCAACcactactgctgctgccgctgctgtggcccaagctgctgctgctcaaGCTGCTGCCCTGCAATTGAATGGAGCAGTTCCCCTGGGTGCCCTGAACCCAGCGGCCCTGACTG CTCTGAGTCCGGCCCTGAACCTCGCCTCCCAGGCAATTGCCTCCCAGTGCTTCCAGCTTTCCAGCCTCTTTACCCCCCAAACCAT acTTCTTAGAGTGCTTGTTACAGCCTGCAGTTAG
- the RBM23 gene encoding probable RNA-binding protein 23 isoform X1, with the protein MASDDFDIVIEAMLEAPYKKEEDGQQRKEAKKDSPSNTTNSTSSIDTSGCGTDGSSVTDGTSATNGNGTSGEASKKKRSQSHSKSRERKRSRSRDQDRHRRKNSRSRSRDRQRRHRSRSWDRRHSSESRSRDWRREDRVHYRSPPLAAGHRYGHSKSPHFREKSPVREPVDNLSPEERDARTVFCMQLAARIRPRDLEDFFSAVGKVRDVRIISDRNSRRSKGIAYVEFCEIQSVPLAIGLTGQRLLGVPIIVQASQAEKNRLAAMANNLQKGSGGPMRLYVGSLHFNITEDMLRGIFEPFGKIDNIVLMKDSETGRSKGYGFITFSDSECARRALEQLNGFELAGRPMRIGHVTERPDGGTDITFPDGDQELDLGSVGGHLQLMARLAEGSGIQLPTTTAAAAAVAQAAAAQAAALQLNGAVPLGALNPAALTALSPALNLASQAIASQCFQLSSLFTPQTILLRVLVTACS; encoded by the exons GATGGGCAGCAAAGGAAAGAGGCTAAAAAGGACAGTCCCAGCAACACGACCAACAGCACCAGCAGCATTGACACCAGTGGCTGTGGTACCGACGGGAGCAGCGTCACTGATGGGACCAGTGCCACCAATGGGAATGGCACGAGTGGGGAGGCAAGCAA GAAGAAGAGGAGTCAGAGCCATAGTAAAAGCAGGGAGAGAAAACGCAG TCGTAGTCGAGACCAGGATCGTCACAGGCGGAAAAATAGTCGGAGCCGAAGTCGAGATCGGCAGCGTCGCCACCGCAGCCGTAGCTGGGATCGTCGACATAGTAGTGAGTCACGAAGTCGAGACTGGCGTCGTGAGGATCGTGTACACTACAGGAGTCCACCGCTTGCCGCTGG GCATAGGTATGGACACAGTAAGAGTCCTCATTTCAGAGAGAAGAGCCCAGTCAG GGAGCCCGTTGACAACCTGAGTCCAGAGGAGCGGGACGCCCGCACGGTGTTCTGCATGCAGTTAGCTGCCCGCATTCGGCCTCGAGACCTGGAGGACTTTTTCTCTGCTGTTGGCAAG GTTCGAGATGTCCGTATCATCTCAGATCGGAACTCACGTCGGTCTAAAGGCATTGCCTATGTAGAATTCTGTGAGATACAGTCTGTGCCGCTGGCCATTGGGCTGACTGGGCAGCGGCTGCTAGGAGTGCCTATCATTGTACAGGCCTCACAG GCTGAGAAAAACCGCCTGGCAGCCATGGCCAATAATCTGCAGAAGGGCAGTGGTGGACCAATGCGCCTTTATGTGGGCTCCCTACACTTCAATATCACCGAGGACATGCTCCGGGGCATCTTTGAGCCCTTTGGCAAA ATTGATAATATTGTCTTGATGAAGGACTCAGAAACAGGCCGTTCCAAAGGTTATGGTTTTATTACG TTCTCTGACTCAGAGTGTGCCCGACGGGCCTTGGAACAGTTGAATGGCTTTGAGCTTGCTGGTCGACCTATGAGGATTGGCCACGTGACCGAGCGACCGGATGGTGGCACAGATATCACTTTTCCTGATGGAGACCAGGAGCTAGACCTGGGATCAGTGGGTGGACATTTGCAGCTCATGGCCAGGTTGGCAGAAG GCTCTGGAATCCAGCTGCCAACcactactgctgctgccgctgctgtggcccaagctgctgctgctcaaGCTGCTGCCCTGCAATTGAATGGAGCAGTTCCCCTGGGTGCCCTGAACCCAGCGGCCCTGACTG CTCTGAGTCCGGCCCTGAACCTCGCCTCCCAGGCAATTGCCTCCCAGTGCTTCCAGCTTTCCAGCCTCTTTACCCCCCAAACCAT acTTCTTAGAGTGCTTGTTACAGCCTGCAGTTAG
- the RBM23 gene encoding probable RNA-binding protein 23 isoform X4, translating into MASDDFDIVIEAMLEAPYKKEEDGQQRKEAKKDSPSNTTNSTSSIDTSGCGTDGSSVTDGTSATNGNGTSGEASNRSRDQDRHRRKNSRSRSRDRQRRHRSRSWDRRHSSESRSRDWRREDRVHYRSPPLAAGHRYGHSKSPHFREKSPVREPVDNLSPEERDARTVFCMQLAARIRPRDLEDFFSAVGKVRDVRIISDRNSRRSKGIAYVEFCEIQSVPLAIGLTGQRLLGVPIIVQASQAEKNRLAAMANNLQKGSGGPMRLYVGSLHFNITEDMLRGIFEPFGKIDNIVLMKDSETGRSKGYGFITFSDSECARRALEQLNGFELAGRPMRIGHVTERPDGGTDITFPDGDQELDLGSVGGHLQLMARLAEGSGIQLPTTTAAAAAVAQAAAAQAAALQLNGAVPLGALNPAALTALSPALNLASQAIASQCFQLSSLFTPQTILLRVLVTACS; encoded by the exons GATGGGCAGCAAAGGAAAGAGGCTAAAAAGGACAGTCCCAGCAACACGACCAACAGCACCAGCAGCATTGACACCAGTGGCTGTGGTACCGACGGGAGCAGCGTCACTGATGGGACCAGTGCCACCAATGGGAATGGCACGAGTGGGGAGGCAAGCAA TCGTAGTCGAGACCAGGATCGTCACAGGCGGAAAAATAGTCGGAGCCGAAGTCGAGATCGGCAGCGTCGCCACCGCAGCCGTAGCTGGGATCGTCGACATAGTAGTGAGTCACGAAGTCGAGACTGGCGTCGTGAGGATCGTGTACACTACAGGAGTCCACCGCTTGCCGCTGG GCATAGGTATGGACACAGTAAGAGTCCTCATTTCAGAGAGAAGAGCCCAGTCAG GGAGCCCGTTGACAACCTGAGTCCAGAGGAGCGGGACGCCCGCACGGTGTTCTGCATGCAGTTAGCTGCCCGCATTCGGCCTCGAGACCTGGAGGACTTTTTCTCTGCTGTTGGCAAG GTTCGAGATGTCCGTATCATCTCAGATCGGAACTCACGTCGGTCTAAAGGCATTGCCTATGTAGAATTCTGTGAGATACAGTCTGTGCCGCTGGCCATTGGGCTGACTGGGCAGCGGCTGCTAGGAGTGCCTATCATTGTACAGGCCTCACAG GCTGAGAAAAACCGCCTGGCAGCCATGGCCAATAATCTGCAGAAGGGCAGTGGTGGACCAATGCGCCTTTATGTGGGCTCCCTACACTTCAATATCACCGAGGACATGCTCCGGGGCATCTTTGAGCCCTTTGGCAAA ATTGATAATATTGTCTTGATGAAGGACTCAGAAACAGGCCGTTCCAAAGGTTATGGTTTTATTACG TTCTCTGACTCAGAGTGTGCCCGACGGGCCTTGGAACAGTTGAATGGCTTTGAGCTTGCTGGTCGACCTATGAGGATTGGCCACGTGACCGAGCGACCGGATGGTGGCACAGATATCACTTTTCCTGATGGAGACCAGGAGCTAGACCTGGGATCAGTGGGTGGACATTTGCAGCTCATGGCCAGGTTGGCAGAAG GCTCTGGAATCCAGCTGCCAACcactactgctgctgccgctgctgtggcccaagctgctgctgctcaaGCTGCTGCCCTGCAATTGAATGGAGCAGTTCCCCTGGGTGCCCTGAACCCAGCGGCCCTGACTG CTCTGAGTCCGGCCCTGAACCTCGCCTCCCAGGCAATTGCCTCCCAGTGCTTCCAGCTTTCCAGCCTCTTTACCCCCCAAACCAT acTTCTTAGAGTGCTTGTTACAGCCTGCAGTTAG
- the RBM23 gene encoding probable RNA-binding protein 23 isoform X3, translating to MASDDFDIVIEAMLEAPYKKEEDGQQRKEAKKDSPSNTTNSTSSIDTSGCGTDGSSVTDGTSATNGNGTSGEASKKKRSQSHSKSRERKRSRSRDQDRHRRKNSRSRSRDRQRRHRSRSWDRRHSSESRSRDWRREDRVHYRSPPLAAGHRYGHSKSPHFREKSPVREPVDNLSPEERDARTVFCMQLAARIRPRDLEDFFSAVGKVRDVRIISDRNSRRSKGIAYVEFCEIQSVPLAIGLTGQRLLGVPIIVQASQAEKNRLAAMANNLQKGSGGPMRLYVGSLHFNITEDMLRGIFEPFGKIDNIVLMKDSETGRSKGYGFITFSDSECARRALEQLNGFELAGRPMRIGHVTERPDGGTDITFPDGDQELDLGSVGGHLQLMARLAEGSGIQLPTTTAAAAAVAQAAAAQAAALQLNGAVPLGALNPAALTALSPALNLASQAIASQCFQLSSLFTPQTM from the exons GATGGGCAGCAAAGGAAAGAGGCTAAAAAGGACAGTCCCAGCAACACGACCAACAGCACCAGCAGCATTGACACCAGTGGCTGTGGTACCGACGGGAGCAGCGTCACTGATGGGACCAGTGCCACCAATGGGAATGGCACGAGTGGGGAGGCAAGCAA GAAGAAGAGGAGTCAGAGCCATAGTAAAAGCAGGGAGAGAAAACGCAG TCGTAGTCGAGACCAGGATCGTCACAGGCGGAAAAATAGTCGGAGCCGAAGTCGAGATCGGCAGCGTCGCCACCGCAGCCGTAGCTGGGATCGTCGACATAGTAGTGAGTCACGAAGTCGAGACTGGCGTCGTGAGGATCGTGTACACTACAGGAGTCCACCGCTTGCCGCTGG GCATAGGTATGGACACAGTAAGAGTCCTCATTTCAGAGAGAAGAGCCCAGTCAG GGAGCCCGTTGACAACCTGAGTCCAGAGGAGCGGGACGCCCGCACGGTGTTCTGCATGCAGTTAGCTGCCCGCATTCGGCCTCGAGACCTGGAGGACTTTTTCTCTGCTGTTGGCAAG GTTCGAGATGTCCGTATCATCTCAGATCGGAACTCACGTCGGTCTAAAGGCATTGCCTATGTAGAATTCTGTGAGATACAGTCTGTGCCGCTGGCCATTGGGCTGACTGGGCAGCGGCTGCTAGGAGTGCCTATCATTGTACAGGCCTCACAG GCTGAGAAAAACCGCCTGGCAGCCATGGCCAATAATCTGCAGAAGGGCAGTGGTGGACCAATGCGCCTTTATGTGGGCTCCCTACACTTCAATATCACCGAGGACATGCTCCGGGGCATCTTTGAGCCCTTTGGCAAA ATTGATAATATTGTCTTGATGAAGGACTCAGAAACAGGCCGTTCCAAAGGTTATGGTTTTATTACG TTCTCTGACTCAGAGTGTGCCCGACGGGCCTTGGAACAGTTGAATGGCTTTGAGCTTGCTGGTCGACCTATGAGGATTGGCCACGTGACCGAGCGACCGGATGGTGGCACAGATATCACTTTTCCTGATGGAGACCAGGAGCTAGACCTGGGATCAGTGGGTGGACATTTGCAGCTCATGGCCAGGTTGGCAGAAG GCTCTGGAATCCAGCTGCCAACcactactgctgctgccgctgctgtggcccaagctgctgctgctcaaGCTGCTGCCCTGCAATTGAATGGAGCAGTTCCCCTGGGTGCCCTGAACCCAGCGGCCCTGACTG CTCTGAGTCCGGCCCTGAACCTCGCCTCCCAGGCAATTGCCTCCCAGTGCTTCCAGCTTTCCAGCCTCTTTACCCCCCAAACCAT GTAA
- the RBM23 gene encoding probable RNA-binding protein 23 isoform X2, whose amino-acid sequence MASDDFDIVIEAMLEAPYKKEEDGQQRKEAKKDSPSNTTNSTSSIDTSGCGTDGSSVTDGTSATNGNGTSGEASKKKRSQSHSKSRERKRSRSRDQDRHRRKNSRSRSRDRQRRHRSRSWDRRHSSESRSRDWRREDRVHYRSPPLAAGHRYGHSKSPHFREKSPVREPVDNLSPEERDARTVFCMQLAARIRPRDLEDFFSAVGKVRDVRIISDRNSRRSKGIAYVEFCEIQSVPLAIGLTGQRLLGVPIIVQASQAEKNRLAAMANNLQKGSGGPMRLYVGSLHFNITEDMLRGIFEPFGKIDNIVLMKDSETGRSKGYGFITFSDSECARRALEQLNGFELAGRPMRIGHVTERPDGGTDITFPDGDQELDLGSVGGHLQLMARLAEGSGIQLPTTTAAAAAVAQAAAAQAAALQLNGAVPLGALNPAALTALSPALNLASQAIASQCFQLSSLFTPQTM is encoded by the exons GATGGGCAGCAAAGGAAAGAGGCTAAAAAGGACAGTCCCAGCAACACGACCAACAGCACCAGCAGCATTGACACCAGTGGCTGTGGTACCGACGGGAGCAGCGTCACTGATGGGACCAGTGCCACCAATGGGAATGGCACGAGTGGGGAGGCAAGCAA GAAGAAGAGGAGTCAGAGCCATAGTAAAAGCAGGGAGAGAAAACGCAG TCGTAGTCGAGACCAGGATCGTCACAGGCGGAAAAATAGTCGGAGCCGAAGTCGAGATCGGCAGCGTCGCCACCGCAGCCGTAGCTGGGATCGTCGACATAGTAGTGAGTCACGAAGTCGAGACTGGCGTCGTGAGGATCGTGTACACTACAGGAGTCCACCGCTTGCCGCTGG GCATAGGTATGGACACAGTAAGAGTCCTCATTTCAGAGAGAAGAGCCCAGTCAG GGAGCCCGTTGACAACCTGAGTCCAGAGGAGCGGGACGCCCGCACGGTGTTCTGCATGCAGTTAGCTGCCCGCATTCGGCCTCGAGACCTGGAGGACTTTTTCTCTGCTGTTGGCAAG GTTCGAGATGTCCGTATCATCTCAGATCGGAACTCACGTCGGTCTAAAGGCATTGCCTATGTAGAATTCTGTGAGATACAGTCTGTGCCGCTGGCCATTGGGCTGACTGGGCAGCGGCTGCTAGGAGTGCCTATCATTGTACAGGCCTCACAG GCTGAGAAAAACCGCCTGGCAGCCATGGCCAATAATCTGCAGAAGGGCAGTGGTGGACCAATGCGCCTTTATGTGGGCTCCCTACACTTCAATATCACCGAGGACATGCTCCGGGGCATCTTTGAGCCCTTTGGCAAA ATTGATAATATTGTCTTGATGAAGGACTCAGAAACAGGCCGTTCCAAAGGTTATGGTTTTATTACG TTCTCTGACTCAGAGTGTGCCCGACGGGCCTTGGAACAGTTGAATGGCTTTGAGCTTGCTGGTCGACCTATGAGGATTGGCCACGTGACCGAGCGACCGGATGGTGGCACAGATATCACTTTTCCTGATGGAGACCAGGAGCTAGACCTGGGATCAGTGGGTGGACATTTGCAGCTCATGGCCAGGTTGGCAGAAG GCTCTGGAATCCAGCTGCCAACcactactgctgctgccgctgctgtggcccaagctgctgctgctcaaGCTGCTGCCCTGCAATTGAATGGAGCAGTTCCCCTGGGTGCCCTGAACCCAGCGGCCCTGACTG CTCTGAGTCCGGCCCTGAACCTCGCCTCCCAGGCAATTGCCTCCCAGTGCTTCCAGCTTTCCAGCCTCTTTACCCCCCAAACCATGTGA
- the RBM23 gene encoding probable RNA-binding protein 23 isoform X5, which yields MASDDFDIVIEAMLEAPYKKEEDGQQRKEAKKDSPSNTTNSTSSIDTSGCGTDGSSVTDGTSATNGNGTSGEASNRSRDQDRHRRKNSRSRSRDRQRRHRSRSWDRRHSSESRSRDWRREDRVHYRSPPLAAGHRYGHSKSPHFREKSPVREPVDNLSPEERDARTVFCMQLAARIRPRDLEDFFSAVGKVRDVRIISDRNSRRSKGIAYVEFCEIQSVPLAIGLTGQRLLGVPIIVQASQAEKNRLAAMANNLQKGSGGPMRLYVGSLHFNITEDMLRGIFEPFGKIDNIVLMKDSETGRSKGYGFITFSDSECARRALEQLNGFELAGRPMRIGHVTERPDGGTDITFPDGDQELDLGSVGGHLQLMARLAEGSGIQLPTTTAAAAAVAQAAAAQAAALQLNGAVPLGALNPAALTALSPALNLASQAIASQCFQLSSLFTPQTM from the exons GATGGGCAGCAAAGGAAAGAGGCTAAAAAGGACAGTCCCAGCAACACGACCAACAGCACCAGCAGCATTGACACCAGTGGCTGTGGTACCGACGGGAGCAGCGTCACTGATGGGACCAGTGCCACCAATGGGAATGGCACGAGTGGGGAGGCAAGCAA TCGTAGTCGAGACCAGGATCGTCACAGGCGGAAAAATAGTCGGAGCCGAAGTCGAGATCGGCAGCGTCGCCACCGCAGCCGTAGCTGGGATCGTCGACATAGTAGTGAGTCACGAAGTCGAGACTGGCGTCGTGAGGATCGTGTACACTACAGGAGTCCACCGCTTGCCGCTGG GCATAGGTATGGACACAGTAAGAGTCCTCATTTCAGAGAGAAGAGCCCAGTCAG GGAGCCCGTTGACAACCTGAGTCCAGAGGAGCGGGACGCCCGCACGGTGTTCTGCATGCAGTTAGCTGCCCGCATTCGGCCTCGAGACCTGGAGGACTTTTTCTCTGCTGTTGGCAAG GTTCGAGATGTCCGTATCATCTCAGATCGGAACTCACGTCGGTCTAAAGGCATTGCCTATGTAGAATTCTGTGAGATACAGTCTGTGCCGCTGGCCATTGGGCTGACTGGGCAGCGGCTGCTAGGAGTGCCTATCATTGTACAGGCCTCACAG GCTGAGAAAAACCGCCTGGCAGCCATGGCCAATAATCTGCAGAAGGGCAGTGGTGGACCAATGCGCCTTTATGTGGGCTCCCTACACTTCAATATCACCGAGGACATGCTCCGGGGCATCTTTGAGCCCTTTGGCAAA ATTGATAATATTGTCTTGATGAAGGACTCAGAAACAGGCCGTTCCAAAGGTTATGGTTTTATTACG TTCTCTGACTCAGAGTGTGCCCGACGGGCCTTGGAACAGTTGAATGGCTTTGAGCTTGCTGGTCGACCTATGAGGATTGGCCACGTGACCGAGCGACCGGATGGTGGCACAGATATCACTTTTCCTGATGGAGACCAGGAGCTAGACCTGGGATCAGTGGGTGGACATTTGCAGCTCATGGCCAGGTTGGCAGAAG GCTCTGGAATCCAGCTGCCAACcactactgctgctgccgctgctgtggcccaagctgctgctgctcaaGCTGCTGCCCTGCAATTGAATGGAGCAGTTCCCCTGGGTGCCCTGAACCCAGCGGCCCTGACTG CTCTGAGTCCGGCCCTGAACCTCGCCTCCCAGGCAATTGCCTCCCAGTGCTTCCAGCTTTCCAGCCTCTTTACCCCCCAAACCATGTGA
- the RBM23 gene encoding probable RNA-binding protein 23 isoform X7 → MASDDFDIVIEAMLEAPYKKEEDGQQRKEAKKDSPSNTTNSTSSIDTSGCGTDGSSVTDGTSATNGNGTSGEASKKKRSQSHSKSRERKRSRSRDQDRHRRKNSRSRSRDRQRRHRSRSWDRRHSSESRSRDWRREDRVHYRSPPLAAGHRYGHSKSPHFREKSPVREPVDNLSPEERDARTVFCMQLAARIRPRDLEDFFSAVGKVRDVRIISDRNSRRSKGIAYVEFCEIQSVPLAIGLTGQRLLGVPIIVQASQAEKNRLAAMANNLQKGSGGPMRLYVGSLHFNITEDMLRGIFEPFGKIDNIVLMKDSETGRSKGYGFITAEDWLPATKSDRSCYVLGSIQAAYTPTVACRAEGSSLTQSVPDGPWNS, encoded by the exons GATGGGCAGCAAAGGAAAGAGGCTAAAAAGGACAGTCCCAGCAACACGACCAACAGCACCAGCAGCATTGACACCAGTGGCTGTGGTACCGACGGGAGCAGCGTCACTGATGGGACCAGTGCCACCAATGGGAATGGCACGAGTGGGGAGGCAAGCAA GAAGAAGAGGAGTCAGAGCCATAGTAAAAGCAGGGAGAGAAAACGCAG TCGTAGTCGAGACCAGGATCGTCACAGGCGGAAAAATAGTCGGAGCCGAAGTCGAGATCGGCAGCGTCGCCACCGCAGCCGTAGCTGGGATCGTCGACATAGTAGTGAGTCACGAAGTCGAGACTGGCGTCGTGAGGATCGTGTACACTACAGGAGTCCACCGCTTGCCGCTGG GCATAGGTATGGACACAGTAAGAGTCCTCATTTCAGAGAGAAGAGCCCAGTCAG GGAGCCCGTTGACAACCTGAGTCCAGAGGAGCGGGACGCCCGCACGGTGTTCTGCATGCAGTTAGCTGCCCGCATTCGGCCTCGAGACCTGGAGGACTTTTTCTCTGCTGTTGGCAAG GTTCGAGATGTCCGTATCATCTCAGATCGGAACTCACGTCGGTCTAAAGGCATTGCCTATGTAGAATTCTGTGAGATACAGTCTGTGCCGCTGGCCATTGGGCTGACTGGGCAGCGGCTGCTAGGAGTGCCTATCATTGTACAGGCCTCACAG GCTGAGAAAAACCGCCTGGCAGCCATGGCCAATAATCTGCAGAAGGGCAGTGGTGGACCAATGCGCCTTTATGTGGGCTCCCTACACTTCAATATCACCGAGGACATGCTCCGGGGCATCTTTGAGCCCTTTGGCAAA ATTGATAATATTGTCTTGATGAAGGACTCAGAAACAGGCCGTTCCAAAGGTTATGGTTTTATTACG GCTGAGGACTGGTTGCCAGCCACAAAGTCTGATAGAAGCTGCTATGTTCTGGGCTCAATCCAGGCAGCCTACACCCCCACAGTTGCCTGCAGGGCAGAGGGGAG TTCTCTGACTCAGAGTGTGCCCGACGGGCCTTGGAACAGTTGA